The Montipora foliosa isolate CH-2021 chromosome 6, ASM3666993v2, whole genome shotgun sequence genome includes the window TCAGTGAGATTCGAATCATGTATTTTGCACCCCTTGGTGTCACACTCTTTTGTAGCCGTCCATAGTTGATTTGCACTATGGTAACCCTAAATCATTATAATTGATTTAccctttttttccttgttcatcTTTAATGTTTGCAGATCTTAACTCAACTCTTTCCCGAATGCGTTCCAAAGAGAGTGATTTAAAAAGGATGGGCAGATTGGATGAATTTATTAAGGTAGAACTAATTGCACTTTAACAAGTTTTATTCCTTTTCCCTTCCCCACTACTACTTCATGACCCCTGTTTAGGCCttcaaagcattttttttgttaGGTGGCTGCGTTCacactttaataaagttattgtaaACACTTTCACAAGAAACAGGTTTTCCGAGTTCGCAAACTTGAAGCGTTCATACCAGAGGTCATGTTAACATTTGAGTTGGTGATTGGTATGGCCGCGTCGCTCGTGGCTCCTTTCTTGAAATTTTGTGGCTATGCCCTCCCaaatgttttttctttcgaCTCATGGTGCGAGCTAGCTTGGATATAGCTAGCTTTACCCAATGCCCGATGAGTGTTTTCCTCCCTACAAAGCCACAATTTTGCGCCTCGCCactgtccgccatcttgaagttgTGTTTCAAAATCATGATCGGAAACTACCTGTCCTCGCGAGATGTTTACGATGTTGATTCTTGTAAGTATTTTTCGATCCAGGGTCGTACTGAGGCTCAGTCATCAGGTATGAACTTCTTCGCATTTCTCAAACGCGGGCATCACCAGGGTTCAAACGCGGGCAAAATGATTCGGTCTTGCGTGAACGCAGTCTTAAGTAAGAAATATGAATTACCTGGGAGAATCAGGTTTCCGACACTAAAATCGTTAAGAAAAGATGAATTATAAAGCAGCACACATCCaccaacaaacttatccattcCTCTATAGGAACTTTTCACCCTTCCTCCAGTAGTCACCGAATCTGAAACTGTAATGGCATTTTTTGGTGCCTTCGTGGGCCAAAGAGGAAACGCTGACCGGTGAggctattttcttttttcgaaTTTTATCACATCACTTTTGTCAGGAGAAAATAACCTATTTTGGTTTTGTAGGtttgaagatgaagaagaactTAAAAAGATCAACAAAATGTCGGAAAGTGGTATGTTTAATATTGCATCGGTACTCAGTAATAATTCAACAAATTAAGTAAGAtgctgtttttttacttctttaatgaaacagattttcttgatacacgctcatatttcctaccagctaATCAAAACTCGCGTCTGACAGCACAACCAagctaaacacagctattgaccaatgagaccGCGCTTACTATCCTATTGCAAATTCATGATAAAACTGAAGACGGCGCctgatattttttttccttaagaaAGCAAGAATTACTTAGCTATGTAGCTTCCAAAAATGAATCAGCTACCACAATTTACTTTAATCATTTACTTATTCATAGATTACATGATTTATGTTTTGGTTAGCACTGTGTGCTTGACCTGATGCACCGGAGCCCCTTAAACCTCGTTAACCGTATACACTCGAAACGAACATGAACTTATTTCCGACCAGTTTCTGCTGCTGCCGAGTTAGCCAAGAAGAAGATaacctgcgtagcaagcgttcctgttcgacagaagagcttcgaaccgattttctgcaaactggccgcgcgaaagttggggcaagagactgagctCCAACTTCCGCGCgaccagtttgcggaaaatcgtttcgaagctctttttgtcgaaaaggaacgcttgctacgcaggctaagaaGAAGAGTATGGATTTACAAAATACTGTTACGCAATTCGGGTAGGACCACATCGTATTATGAACGAAAATTAAGCTAGAATCTTTCTTCTCTATAAATAGTTATTCTTTCTATCACGACAGGTCGCGATTCACCCAGACCTTCAACGTTTAGCCCAGTACCAAATCGCAAGGCGTTCGATCAACAGAGTTTATCGTGGATGCCAGAGAAGTTGAATGATGAAACAAGGGAAGAGATATACAGGAGGTTAAAGGAAACAAATCCAGCCCAAACGTTTTCACCGATACCAGGAAGAAGAATAGTATCCTCAACGGATGCAGATTTGGGAAGCAGGTCTCCGAGGCCTGGTTTGAGAAGAAGACCATTCTCAGTTGCTGCAAATCTTTCAGAGATGTTCGAAGAAAATAAAGACGTTATTGCAAAATTTCAAGGTACAGAACGCCTTCAAAGCCCTGCAACCACGCCTGTCTCTTCTCCCAGACCAGGTTTGAAAGTGAGACCAGTCAGTGACAGTTTTGCGATTGGCGACGAGCTTGACAAGATGAAAATGACAGAGGAAAGTCCTGTTGCCTCACCAAGGTCTCCACGACAGTCAACACAGCTGCTGTCAAGAAGTAAGGAAAGTCCCCCGCCTGAAAACCCCAGGGATGGTGACTCCGCAGGCTCCGGGAGGAAGGAATCACGGGTCAGAAAGATATCACTCCAAAATGGAAGGCGAAGCCCTAACAAGACGAAGTATGTCGCTGTTTCTTCATTTCGCGGAGAGGAAAAGGGAGAAGCGTCACTTGAAGAAGGCGAGGAATGTGATGTTTTGCAGAAAGAGAACAGCGGATGGTGGTATATCAAAAATGAGTTCAGTGAAGGATGGGCACCCAGTGCCTTTCTGATGCCCGTTCAGTCCTCGAGACCTTCATCGCCTGACACGGCAAGTCAACTTCAGAGTTTGGAAAGCAAGGAAAAAACAGCTTCTGAAGAACAAGATgtgcaagaaaaacaaaaggtaCAAAATACTGAAATATTACGTCTTTCTCAGTTGTCTTGTTGATATTGTTTAAGTATTTTTTGATACCCTATTTTCGCCCCTCTAAAATTCAGTAAGAATTACCGGAAACCAGGATACATAAACAGCTGAAACGGATCTAAAACTGCGTTGCAACCACTCCAATTACGATTTCCAAAAGAAACACTCTTTTACGTAAGTGAGGGAAAATTTTTCAAGTTAGCTGTTTTCACTGTTCCTGTTTTGGTTGTCTGacatcttgatttcactattttTAAGTATGCGACTTCTTATGTGAATTTTTGGTCGGTCTTAGTCGTTTAGATTTCACCGTTCAATACACGAAACCAGAGAATTCCACTGACATAATGACTTTGTATCGCCTTggaattacaattaaaattttgTAATCATGTAATTTCCAAGGATGATGGCTTTTGTAGAATTTGATTCTCACTTTTGGACCCGGCTTTAAGAGGCAGCGAACATATATTGATGTTCAATGATAAATATACAtataaaaaaggaaacataAAATGATCAAGAAAAGTCCAGTACTTGACTTTgatgactgtgtaagaactgcTAAGGATTTCAATGTCCGATGGCTTGTCAATGTATGTATTTCAAAACATAAAATAAAACTGACCAAATCAAATCTCGAAGCCAAAAAGGTTGCTACGTTTATCGGAAGGAAACTGATAGACCTTAAAATCATGATGACTTGGCACAAGACGTGTGGTTCACTGTGCGTGCTATTAAGAATGAATATCGGTACGCCCATGAAAGCGAACATTCAAATAACGTGCAGACATGATCATACTACACGTGGTAAGCAAGATATCGTCTTTTAAGCCAAATAAAGACATTTGTGGATGAGGaggttctaaaaataaatcgataAAGCGTCATCAAGTTGTGTTTTGGCACCGGTTCTCCCAAACAGCATGCTATAAAAATGGTGTTCGTTATGAGGTAAATGACAGCACATTGTTTGGTACAGATCAGGGCTCTTCAAAGGTGGGTGCAAGACAATTGAATTGGCAATTAAAAATAACTAAATGTAAAAATCAAACGGTCATTCAAAATTTAATCCTTGAGCGACAATGCACAGTTTATTATCAGCAGTGGTTGTCATAGCACCCCAAACAGTCTCCTTTGTTATGGCCGCGGAGATTGAGAGGTATTAACGTATCCTTGACGTCATATCCTGGCTGGCAACAGTGGTATGTCGTAAAGAATTGTAAATGGCACTGTATAAAACCAATGTCCTCTTCCTGTAGGCACAGTCGCTGACTCTAAACGGTCGAAAAGGAGTTCGGAAGATATCAAGCGAAATGAACAGGCGAGTCAAATTCCTTACAGTTGAGGGAATCCAGAAACGAAAGAACCCAGATAAGAATTATGTAAGTATTATAACGATATGCCGTGATAACAGATATTAAGTTTGCCataaatgtatttttctttattcattaTTAGTTATGTGTTCAAAGACATTTGAAAGAGTGCGGTCAAATATAACCTGGTTTAGCTAGGATTAAACGTAAATTGCCAGGCACAGATCATCACTACCTTAAGAATAATCTATCCACTGAGGACATCACGAATTTTAAACAACTGATTAGCTGGGAATAAACTAGGATAATATCGCAAGTCTTTCCAGGGGAACTGCTTTTTTGTTATATATTGGGTCCAACGGTATTTtgtaaaaacatattttgttcgAAGTATCTTGTATGAAAAATAAATGGAGAAAACATATCAAAGTTCAGATAAAAGAGACTTTAAACTGCTTAAAGGCAAAATGTCAGAGGAAATAACTGCTTCAAAATTGTATTTAAACTTTTAGGAACGCTTTGTGTACAATGTACCCGGCAACTTGCTCACATGTGAGGCATTTCGCACGATACAAAAGGAAGTTGGAACTGGTCTTTGTATTATTTAGTCGCTGAACTTGATTTAACCTCGCTCTAGATTTTTCCGTAAGACTGAATCTTCTTTGGGTTACTGCCTTTAACCTGCAAGAGGAAGCAACCTACGTCAATTAATAGTACTTACTGTCCGTAATAATAGGAAGGAAACCCTTTCTGAACTTGTTCCAACGATCCTCTTTTTAGGTCTACATTCTTAAAGTGGTTTGGTCTGATGGAACTATCAATATAGTTTACAGGCAGTGCAGTGATTTCTTTTACCTTCAGGTAAGAGTTAAGAACAAAGTTGTCCGGCGATAAAAATGTACCCCACGGTTATTGATTTCATAAATATCATCCTCTGATAACATTCTGTGCCACAAAAGTCACACCGAATGAGCCATTAAGAATATTGCCGCCTCTTTTGCCAATTATCCATAAACATACTCCAGTTTGTGGTCCAATATTCAACATAATGCAAAGTGTACGTGGAATTCACTTTGAGAAGTGTTGTGTCATGGTTTCTCTAATCTACCACCAAAATGGCATTATCACGTGTAACATGTTATGTAATCGGAAAAAGTAGTCACGTGAGGAGGCCTTTTTCATGAAGAAAGCATAAACTAATCTGCTAAAACAGAGACAACAATAAAtatacaaagttaaaaaatgataataaaacaCAGGAAGTTTATTTGGGCCGTTTCAAGTGCACCGACATACATTACAAAACTGTTTAATTAAGTAGCTCAGTGATGTATCACGTACGAAACATCCGAAATCACAAGTCTTTCAAATGATATATTTTCGCTggaatattttcttttcttcgtcAATACCTCATGTTCAAGAAGGGAAAAAACTCCATTGACATGCAAACATCCGTTGATTCCGCTCACTCACAACCTCTCATGGTTCTTACAATGAGAAACTGAGCTATATGGATATCTTGATTTCGGGTTGTATTCCGTAGAGGTTGTCCTACGAGTGGACTTACAGGTATCTTTAAGGAATAATTTTGCACAATGTTTCCACAGAGTATGCTATAGGTGTGTACTTTAAGATTTGGCTGTATTCATCACTTCGTTAAATCAAGATGGAGATCAGAATAATCGTTAGAAATGTACATGGTGACTTCACGAAAAGGACAATCATTAGTTTCtaaattttaatgttttctttAGGAAAATCTGAGAAAAGAGTTCCCAACAGCTATTGGAAAAGAAATTCCCGTTTTAAAAGGTAAGCAGAAAGAGGTTCCATTCAAAGGAGCATCATGACACTGAGAGCTTAAAGATAAGGCACGGAATCTTGAAGGAAAAGATTATCTATTTCCAGTTAAGTTGACAATAAATATTTTGTTCATGTTTTCAGGAAAGAAATTCTCGGAAAATTGTCGTTTCTGCTTCAAAGATGGAACTTGCAAGAGGAGACAATTTATGAACCAATTTTGTCATGTGAGTCAATATTGCAGTTTTCGCATAGTCATCGATCGTTCCAAAAAAATGCTGACAAGTCACCATCCTGCTGTGGTTATGTAATTTCTCTAGCAATGGTTAGGTCCTCAATCGGCTGAAAGAtgtaatttctttctttctctagGAACTCATCAATGCTCCCGATAATATCTCAAAAAGTAACGCTGTTATGACCTTTTGCAAGACGCGATCAAGCGATTTGCTTCCCCACGGACAGTAAGTGTACACTGAAATTGATGTGCGGTTTATTTCAATCATGCATTTTTCCTTCGACCTGTATCTTCCTGGAAGAAAGCAGAATCTTTCATGCAAATCAGAACTAGTAGAAATTGTGGCATTCAGCGTTTCAAGCTTGGAGATTATCCTTTataaacttgtttttcttttatacttGACACGCCCAAGCTCTTTTGCCTAACTTTCCCACCGTCTCTTCATTTGTTATTAGGAGTGACAAAAAGGACGCCAAGACCTCTGAAAGTAAGTAACTGTACGAAATGTGTACTATGACGACGGGCATTCCATTTTAAAAGTGCTCATGAATTACATCCAGAACTAACTATAAACGAAATCTATAACTTTTATTTCAGATAACGACGAAAATGACGACGTGCAAATTTCTGGACCGGTTGTATTTGAACAATACATTGTGGTTGCTgactacaaaaagaaaaacaagaacgATATCTCATTGACAGCCGGGGATACGGTTGATGTCATAGAACGAAATGACTATGGTAAGGATTGGATTTAACGATGTGGGAGTCCACGTGGGCACGAAGGTTATTCTCCATTCCTTAGGCAAGATATCTTTCTGACGACTTTCATTTTTTCCCACTTCTCCTCCCTCCGCCGTATTTTCTCTCGTTTCCACCCGTTCATTTCCCTACATCCTCTTCAAGCTCTCCCCATTTCCTTAAGACGTTTAAGGTGATTTCACAAAACAGCACTGAACCATATTGATTTTCAAAATAACTGCCTCCAGTCGAATATGAAGAGTATATACGaaataattgacaattattctacgagggagtgctggatatgaagtgatggATAACTATAATCATTTTacatccagcaagcccgagtattTGTTTTATTAagaactccaggatcaacaactcttccatacggaattgtcgactaaagcatcgatttccgcctcggtcaattccggtccaaaacggcttttgtcggccatttttttcagagctgcaaaaatgtttacagctcgctttattgctgacgcgttcgttgaccatattaggtacagcaggtatatgaactgatagcctgtatccggcgagccaatgaaaatgctggaaatctgatatccgtagttcagtttttaataaaagcagatatgtataggtattgttttgttttaattttaaggTTGGTGGTTGGTCGACCATGAAGGAGAATTAGGGTGGGCTCCAGCCTCGCATCTTGAACCTGTGGATGATGGATCAGAGATCACGACCTCAAAAACCTTTCCACCCGGACAAGGTAACATGACGTATTCCATGCCTGAATGTTTGCAAAGTTACAGAGAGAGTAACATAATTCGCTAAAGTGACTGGTCTACTCCAACGGGTCGGGAATCAGGAAACAAGACCGTGGACACGTAGTTAATATATCAATACATCATTTTTTGTCTAACAGAGGAGGTGTACGAGTCCATTCAGAGCTATAAGGCCCAGTCTGAAGACGAGTTGTCGTTCGATGTTGGAGTCATGCTTAAAGTTGTGGAGAAGACCTTGGATGGATGGTGGCTCGTGAGGTACTGAAATTTGAAATagaatgaactttatttaagtgacaTATCTTCTAGCCCTGTGGCTCTAAGTAGGGACATTGTACATAGACTGAACTTATTGACCCTTGCTCGCCCAATTGTGAGagtaaaaaaagacaacaacaaaacataTTCATCTATCACAGGATACAATTCAAACTTGCAAGTAACCAGACCTCACTGAGGAGGCTTGATAGTTCAGACGTTACAGCAGGGGGAGCCCAATTGAGCGGGCATGAGTTCGAGTTCACTTCAAATGAGCCTGGGTGATGTTTTTTCTCATGTTTCTTCTTTACAACTGAACAAGTCGCTTCATTGACTTAAAAAAACCTCCCCTTTGGCAACGTTGTCCACTTTCACTGAAGCCGCCAGAAAACTAATTTACAACTTAAGTTAAATATAAAACGTAATGATTAAGAAATTGGCGAATCCAATCCTTAAGTGCGCTTAACAACGTCACGGATTTATGATTAAGTTGTAGTTTCAGGTTTTCCGTCCATGTTGCTAAGCTCTCATAAATAATTGCATTCTAAAACTGAGCGAACTCTTCATTTTGTAGATTCCAAGGCGATGAAGGCTGGGCTCCCGCCATGTTCCTGAAGAAGGTTGCCGATTCCACTGACTCTACGCTCTCGGCAAAGGGAAAATTAGACGAGTTAGAAATTGTTTCTTTCGACGGAGGTAGGTCAAGTTTGCTTTTCACTTTGAAAGCTACATGAAACTAAATtaagaccaaagtaattacacagCATATCACAACTGCAGGTTACATCATTACGCGCCAATCACAATCAGATTGAAAAGCAATTGATGGTAACGCCCTTATCGCGGAAAATTACACGAAAAAGTTACGATTGATTTGAGCTCGTTTCTCATTTGCTCAGCCAAGAAAGCAACGAAGAGTGAGCTGCTTTATGTCCCATATTTTGATGCACTTTTTCAAAACTGTGACTTTATTTCATTAACTAAGTTGCCTTTATCATCTTTATTTCTGTTTGGCAGATTCTGAAGAAGATGGCAAAGGAATGAAACGAACACCTCCTACTAGGCGAAGCAAGGTacgatttaaattttaaaaagtcacTCCAGTCTTAAAGTAGTTTTCTTAGCGTAAAAGGCCACTATTCATGGGCAGTAAATCGAAATACCTGTTGTCCCAACTTTTTTAGTTTTAAGATGTGATTCGTTACAATGATTTTTTGCTTATTCGTAAGGGACGGTAGTTTTAATTGACAATTTGTAAATTCTGTTTCGTTTCATAACTATTCCGTGTGCCGTGAAATAACTTAACATTGCAGGGAGGTATAACCACCTTTAACATGGGGATATTTCAAAGAGCAGACTTTTTATTTTGCGTGAGAGATGAGTTCGTGATGAAAAAGAATTAACCTCTTAGTGTTTCTTCTTCAACTGTTGTACAACTCAAAGAAAATAATAAGACAATTGATGCAGGCGCTAATATTTTGGCTGTTTACCATTTCTCACTTTAAGGTTCAAAAATCAATCAAAAGGAAGCCAAAAGGAATCCCTCTATCTTCATATCAATTGAATGAAACACCAATTCCAGAGGAAATAGACCCTGTTGAAACaccaaacaagaaaaattgtcgatcgatttctgttccctcAAAACTGTCCCCATCAACTTCACCGCGTGTATCTCCCCGAGTTTCACCTCGACCCAAATTGAAGTCGAAGTCGAGCGACCTTGCCCCAGGAGATACAACACACCAATTGTTAAACCGTGAGACGTCGATGTCTAGTGGATATGGAAGTTCTCCAGCTGGTAGCCTCACCTCGCTCGTCTCAGATGTATTCCCTGGCGCGGAGGAGAACCATGTTCCACTCAAAAAGTGCGCCACGCTCCCAAGATTTGAAGATGTTGCGGATGAAAGCGCCATACATCGTTCACACTCTGTCACGTCATTTGCTCAATACAAGAAGGAAATGGAGGCAGGAGGAATTGGATCGCCTTCCGGGAAATGGAGCCCGACTCCAGCGCCCAGAAAGATTTCCGCGTCCAGGCGGAGTCCATTGGCAGGATCACCACCGAAGAGTCAAGACGTGAAGGTGCCGCCCATTGAGCTTTCCTCGGAGATGGAGTATGGAAGTAGTCCTGACCCTAATGATGATGCAGAAACACCAAGAGGTTTGTCACGCAGTCCTAGTCCAAAGGAAAAGTCTGAGTCATTATTTCGTGCACTTTATCCTTACATCTCGCAAGTAGACGGTGAAATCACTTTCAATATTGGTGACGTAGTCGAGGTTGTTCAACGAGGACATAACGGATGGTGGCTCCTAAAAAGTGAAAAGGCTGGACTAGGCTGGGGACCTTCCAATTACCTCGAATCTGTGGCCAATTAAAATAAGAATAAACTAACTAAACTTAAAAAGCAAAGTGCTAAACCAGTTCCGCTAAGGTTCACGTTCGGACGTAGTACGGAAGTAGATGTTTCAAGGTTCCACCACTAAGCTGAACGGGTATTTATTAGCGTACAAGTTTGAGGAAGAACTTTGGCGATAAAATAACGggctttgtttatttttgtattAAACCAGAACAGATCCATaaacaattattataataattatttttaggcCGAGTCTGATGGGTGAATGTTTTTGCAAGTTTGAATACGTGTAAATAATCACTTGATAgaacattaatattttttagcTGAAGTTTAGatataaagaaaagaaacaaaaaaaaaggagtaaTGTTTTAGACCGGATGCAATAATGGCTAATAGTCAGTGACTGCGGCGGACTTGCATTTGACTTTAGTCTTACTGTGATCAggcatacttttctttagagaggcAAAGAAAGTTACCGTTTCGAGCTCTCTTTAAAGAAAAGTACTCCCGGTTGCAGGTTAATTGCGTTACCGTGTGTATGCACTTGTTGCATCGATTGTGGTCTTACCAAATCTTTGCAATATCCTGACACTGTTACCGCGTTCAACAATTTGAACGAAGTCGTGAACTGTTGAAATTAATCGCTCTTTGGGTCTCATGATGAGCTGGTCCTTGACGAACATATTGCACTTTGTACATTTGGTGGAAAATATTTGTCGTACAGCAAGTACTTTATAAATAGAGTCTGTAACATACAGAGATACAAaagaagataataataattcatttCGTTTTTCGCATATATAGTTTCTATCATTTCACTTATTTAAGGTGCTatttcattttcctttattCTTGGAGAAGTAAGAAAGGAGTGTTTTGTAAGTGTGGGGTGAATTAAGTCAGTGGTGGATCAAAGGAAGAAATCCAACATATGGGGAGAGCAAAGTTTAAGATGATCAGTAAACAGCCATCATTTTCAAGAGGCATTTTCAAGCAGCTATTGCAGTACATGTGCTAACTACATGACTTTACtgtgtgatttttttatttgataaaaatcagcaataaaaaaaaaacagttcataCACGACAGGGTATCTCTTtgattatttaaatttattccAAAACCACTTGGACACCTGTATAAACAGGGGTGAGATCGATCAGTGGCGTCCCATTAGTGTGTTTaaagttcgattcccagattcagCGTCATGTGTGAGttaagtttgtttgttctcttctctgcaccgacagaggtttttccccgggtactccggttttcccctctcctcaaaaaccagcattttattttgatttgatttgatttccagcccgtccgaggaaaatacccggatggatagtagtcgtccgctgaaaatacctctgtaaacaagcggccttatggaaaataaacaatcgaaattgtattaagagggtttttgtttgttttctttttcaaattttacattggctgacacggctttcgtctaataaagttgaaaataattcaacatgatttttgagctggcgcgtgagcaataaagacaatagagtgtttctgtctcgaaactatcggtctgatagttgccccttggaaatttgatgttcttaaaactagcatatttgccctcgaagcttcgcttctcgggcaaatatttgttttaagaacatcaaatttctgcggggcaactatcagccgatagttcctcgacagaaacactctattgtttaaatagtcgaagttttacgtcatatggaaaatagtgcgccaagatgctctttccggacgctttgtaaaattgtggaaataaaaatcggcggcaaaacccggtttgagaatttactaaaacaattattccattcgcccttgttggatatgaagtgattataaccaactcgcgctacgcgctcgttggttattttatcacttcatatccaactcgggctcatggagtAATTGTTATGTAGCGTCGTctttgccgtcggcgtcgtcgtttcgtaagctccctattgaagGAGAGCGCGGTGTCTGACAATTACAAACTGCAGACCGCGGACTGCAGACAAgccctaaatcacagttataTTCAAAGCTAATCAACCGCTCCAAAAAATGAGTGCTTAcccttaaatactgcttatcagcgaGCAGTCTGCCTTCTGCAGTTATCACACACCagaaagagaaggagaaaaagaagaatttcgaACTTCAGGATTGTGTGgcgctgaaaattaataaaatggaaaaactAAACTACTTGCTAAAATTGTAGAACTTGAAGGGGACTgtgccaaaataatcacaaacTCAACATAATTTTAGaaaagtatatatttttttgataattcaaaagaaataacaccTACAAGAGCCTACAAAATGTCTTCTGATCAATAGATCATGAAAtcctttttcctgacttttcaaagttttgtttttacttgcttttgattattacgaattcaaagtaagcaaaagataacgcaaataactaagcaaattaaaaatcaacaccACATCATGTatatttcagttcttttatttcttAGAAGATAATTTAATATGGTTGACCCTACCCTCCTAAGGAGGttcatcaatgaacaatgtccttctaaaaagctctgagaaagaaaagtagatCGGTTATgatgcacagtatgcctaaccccaaccttaatattaaccatttaaaatcagtgcctagaCTTAACAACCATTGGGGGTTTTATATTTTACTTATGAAACATTTAAGCTACACTAACACTAACACTCACCTCTAGGGCcaatttacttaccaatatattacacgtacttgctaataattgatggtttttgttgatgtttcctactatcaatttcaacctagtttaaaataaaataatctaggttgaaattaaaatgaacctgaatttaaatttaactgtaacatTTACGTCATACCAAACTCATCATAGACGAAAGGGAAACACGATAACTTCCACAAAATTGTCCTACAAGACACGAGTTCTTCCAGGTCGAATCCAGAAacattgctttgtttttgtttttctttatcaCTTTACCGGAGCATGCATACAA containing:
- the LOC138006338 gene encoding uncharacterized protein, whose translation is MEGHKTVLTACVTGTLTASDGKVPEAYKINVVYSDGTRSVLRKTYEEFVDLQGTVHELLKKKAGYSKKTAKTLLSSLPDLNSTLSRMRSKESDLKRMGRLDEFIKELFTLPPVVTESETVMAFFGAFVGQRGNADRFEDEEELKKINKMSESGRDSPRPSTFSPVPNRKAFDQQSLSWMPEKLNDETREEIYRRLKETNPAQTFSPIPGRRIVSSTDADLGSRSPRPGLRRRPFSVAANLSEMFEENKDVIAKFQGTERLQSPATTPVSSPRPGLKVRPVSDSFAIGDELDKMKMTEESPVASPRSPRQSTQLLSRSKESPPPENPRDGDSAGSGRKESRVRKISLQNGRRSPNKTKYVAVSSFRGEEKGEASLEEGEECDVLQKENSGWWYIKNEFSEGWAPSAFLMPVQSSRPSSPDTASQLQSLESKEKTASEEQDVQEKQKAQSLTLNGRKGVRKISSEMNRRVKFLTVEGIQKRKNPDKNYVYILKVVWSDGTINIVYRQCSDFFYLQENLRKEFPTAIGKEIPVLKGKKFSENCRFCFKDGTCKRRQFMNQFCHELINAPDNISKSNAVMTFCKTRSSDLLPHGQSDKKDAKTSENNDENDDVQISGPVVFEQYIVVADYKKKNKNDISLTAGDTVDVIERNDYGWWLVDHEGELGWAPASHLEPVDDGSEITTSKTFPPGQEEVYESIQSYKAQSEDELSFDVGVMLKVVEKTLDGWWLVRFQGDEGWAPAMFLKKVADSTDSTLSAKGKLDELEIVSFDGDSEEDGKGMKRTPPTRRSKVQKSIKRKPKGIPLSSYQLNETPIPEEIDPVETPNKKNCRSISVPSKLSPSTSPRVSPRVSPRPKLKSKSSDLAPGDTTHQLLNRETSMSSGYGSSPAGSLTSLVSDVFPGAEENHVPLKKCATLPRFEDVADESAIHRSHSVTSFAQYKKEMEAGGIGSPSGKWSPTPAPRKISASRRSPLAGSPPKSQDVKVPPIELSSEMEYGSSPDPNDDAETPRGLSRSPSPKEKSESLFRALYPYISQVDGEITFNIGDVVEVVQRGHNGWWLLKSEKAGLGWGPSNYLESVAN